The following coding sequences lie in one Deltaproteobacteria bacterium genomic window:
- a CDS encoding DUF4190 domain-containing protein, whose amino-acid sequence MAVASLVLGIIGLLLALVPSFSVTQIVGLLLGVVALILGVVARKGATEQGQPTGMATAGIVLGIIAAVLSALIFATCQMCMRRVGDRMEDVGREFRKGMQEAVEKARREQERERRRNEKAGEKLRQVQEQRAP is encoded by the coding sequence GTGGCCGTCGCCTCGCTGGTACTTGGCATCATCGGGCTCCTCCTGGCGCTCGTCCCGTCGTTCTCCGTGACCCAGATCGTGGGCCTGCTGCTCGGAGTCGTGGCCCTCATCCTGGGCGTGGTCGCGCGCAAGGGGGCCACGGAGCAGGGACAACCCACAGGGATGGCCACGGCGGGGATCGTCCTCGGGATCATCGCCGCGGTGCTGAGCGCCCTGATCTTCGCCACCTGCCAGATGTGCATGCGCCGGGTCGGCGACCGCATGGAGGACGTGGGACGCGAGTTCCGCAAGGGGATGCAGGAGGCGGTCGAGAAGGCGCGGAGAGAACAAGAGCGAGAACGACGACGGAACGAGAAGGCCGGCGAGAAGCTGCGACAGGTGCAGGAGCAACGCGCCCCCTGA
- a CDS encoding prolipoprotein diacylglyceryl transferase, with translation MGPWERPVPTFAVALLLGAGLATLLFAALVRRAGVKFSDAVSVALVALGSGVLGAAALDVAINFRSYLANPGSPGLVWYGGLFAGLLAAWLFAMRFRLPWREILDAGTPAVAVGQMFGRLGCLAGGCCYGSPAEAPWPGVLYGDPRAPATESSRGVMPLHPVQLYEAGGLLLLGLLTLALHRRGWARHRLIVVHLVGYALLRLGTEHLRGDPTRGQLLGLSTSTILALLILAAAPLLWIRLQGQRSATRGPRST, from the coding sequence ATGGGGCCCTGGGAACGGCCGGTACCGACCTTCGCCGTGGCCTTGCTCCTCGGCGCCGGACTCGCCACGCTCCTCTTCGCCGCGCTCGTTCGTCGGGCCGGCGTGAAGTTCTCCGACGCCGTCAGCGTCGCGCTCGTGGCTCTGGGAAGCGGAGTCCTCGGAGCGGCCGCGCTCGACGTCGCGATCAATTTTCGGAGCTACCTCGCCAACCCGGGCTCGCCCGGCCTCGTATGGTACGGCGGGCTGTTTGCCGGGCTCCTCGCGGCATGGCTCTTCGCGATGCGCTTCCGCCTTCCGTGGCGGGAGATCCTGGACGCCGGCACGCCGGCCGTGGCGGTTGGACAGATGTTCGGCCGGCTCGGCTGTCTCGCCGGAGGCTGCTGCTACGGGTCGCCGGCGGAAGCACCCTGGCCGGGGGTACTCTACGGGGATCCCCGCGCGCCGGCCACCGAAAGCTCCCGCGGCGTGATGCCCCTCCACCCGGTGCAGCTCTACGAGGCCGGCGGGCTCCTTCTCCTCGGTCTGCTGACGCTAGCCCTCCACCGGCGGGGGTGGGCCAGACACCGCCTCATCGTCGTCCACCTCGTGGGCTACGCGCTGCTCCGTCTGGGCACCGAACACCTGCGCGGCGATCCCACCCGCGGGCAGCTCCTCGGGCTGTCCACCTCCACGATCCTGGCCCTGCTGATCCTCGCTGCAGCGCCGCTGCTCTGGATCCGGCTTCAGGGCCAGCGCAGCGCCACGCGCGGGCCTAGATCGACGTAG
- a CDS encoding tetratricopeptide repeat protein, with the protein MAKSYTRNKELKQPDEFISLSHRAWTFISDHATRVLVMLGVAVVIVAAAWTWSYFREAQAEKATAAFGRALDIYYAPVSTEPAKAAKDDDDDTPHFSTRLKKLEAAETEFSKVVDGHAGKEVARMALLLRAGVRFERARFDEAIADYDRFLKESTDKALRTSALEGLIYCYEARNLLDKAIETIKKLPGEGEQRYLALYHEGRILALKGQVKEAVARFKQIQQKGSPALASRAGERLAMLEGK; encoded by the coding sequence GTGGCCAAGAGCTACACGCGCAACAAGGAACTTAAGCAACCCGACGAGTTCATCTCGCTGAGCCACAGGGCGTGGACCTTCATCAGCGACCATGCCACCCGGGTGCTGGTCATGCTCGGGGTCGCCGTGGTGATCGTCGCCGCGGCGTGGACGTGGTCCTACTTCCGCGAGGCGCAGGCCGAGAAGGCCACGGCGGCCTTCGGACGCGCGCTCGACATCTACTACGCGCCCGTCTCGACAGAACCTGCCAAGGCCGCCAAGGACGACGACGACGACACGCCGCACTTCAGTACGCGCCTGAAGAAGCTCGAAGCCGCCGAGACCGAGTTCTCCAAGGTGGTAGATGGCCACGCGGGGAAGGAGGTCGCCCGAATGGCGCTCCTGCTTCGCGCCGGGGTTCGCTTCGAGCGCGCGCGCTTCGACGAGGCCATCGCCGACTACGACCGCTTCCTGAAGGAATCTACCGACAAGGCGCTGCGCACGTCGGCGCTCGAAGGGCTCATCTACTGCTACGAGGCCCGGAACCTCCTCGACAAGGCCATCGAGACGATCAAGAAGCTTCCCGGCGAAGGCGAGCAGCGCTACCTCGCCCTGTACCACGAGGGCCGCATCCTGGCGCTCAAGGGGCAGGTCAAGGAGGCGGTCGCGCGCTTCAAGCAGATCCAGCAGAAGGGCTCGCCCGCGCTGGCCAGTCGAGCCGGAGAGCGGCTCGCGATGCTCGAGGGGAAGTAG
- a CDS encoding PQQ-binding-like beta-propeller repeat protein codes for MLRPASRSNLTALALAGLLVSGCAGAYRFDDSSPAVSLRPTAVMSLRWQRRLVQRRFLDYRPQEWAAATLDARGTLYVGSSARRFLAIEASGRVRWSFPTGGGISSRPLYVSSRDTVYFGANDGKLYALDARTGQLRWSYTTQGTILHPPAEAAGLLLFTTNEDRVYAIDAATGKWRWQYEREAPEGFTIDGHAGVTVHGGMAYTGFSDGVVAALRVTSGEVVWTRSLGGDNPEKRFLDVDATPVIAGRQLVTATYSGGVFALSPENGSVRWHFPVEGASSVAARGGRLFLAAPRVGLVALDLSGRQLWRQALAKGVPSAPVVAGPYVFLTGTEMGLCVASARSGRLLQVFDPGYGISAPPTVGQGVVAVLSNEGGFYALGMQ; via the coding sequence GTGCTTCGGCCCGCTTCGCGCTCGAACCTCACGGCCCTGGCCCTCGCGGGGCTCCTCGTCAGCGGCTGCGCCGGCGCGTACCGCTTCGACGACTCCTCGCCGGCCGTCAGCCTCCGACCCACGGCCGTGATGTCCCTGCGCTGGCAGAGGCGTCTGGTCCAGCGGCGATTTCTCGACTACCGGCCGCAGGAATGGGCCGCGGCGACGCTCGACGCGCGGGGGACGCTCTACGTCGGATCCAGCGCCCGGCGGTTTCTCGCCATCGAGGCTAGCGGCCGCGTTCGCTGGTCCTTTCCAACCGGCGGAGGCATCTCGTCTCGGCCTCTTTACGTCTCCTCGCGCGACACCGTCTACTTCGGCGCCAACGACGGGAAGCTCTACGCCCTGGATGCGCGCACGGGGCAGCTGAGGTGGAGCTACACCACGCAGGGGACGATCCTGCACCCTCCCGCCGAGGCCGCCGGGCTGCTGCTCTTCACCACCAACGAAGATCGGGTCTATGCGATAGACGCCGCCACCGGCAAGTGGCGCTGGCAGTACGAGCGCGAAGCGCCCGAGGGCTTCACGATCGACGGCCACGCGGGCGTCACGGTGCACGGAGGAATGGCCTACACCGGTTTCTCCGACGGCGTCGTCGCGGCGCTGCGCGTCACGAGCGGCGAGGTCGTCTGGACGCGCAGCCTGGGCGGTGACAACCCCGAGAAACGATTTCTCGACGTGGACGCCACCCCCGTCATCGCCGGCAGGCAGCTCGTGACGGCCACCTACTCGGGGGGAGTCTTCGCGCTCTCCCCGGAGAATGGTTCGGTCCGCTGGCACTTCCCCGTCGAGGGCGCGTCGTCGGTCGCGGCTCGCGGGGGGCGGCTCTTCCTGGCTGCCCCACGCGTCGGCCTCGTCGCGCTCGACCTGAGCGGGCGCCAGCTGTGGCGACAGGCGCTCGCCAAGGGCGTTCCGTCCGCCCCCGTCGTGGCGGGCCCCTACGTCTTCCTCACGGGGACCGAGATGGGCCTTTGCGTCGCGTCGGCCCGCTCGGGCCGCCTGCTACAGGTTTTCGACCCGGGATACGGCATCAGCGCCCCTCCCACGGTAGGGCAGGGGGTCGTGGCGGTCCTCAGCAACGAGGGGGGATTCTACGCGCTCGGGATGCAGTAG
- a CDS encoding PilZ domain-containing protein, translated as MMIVRAKFRDPRDFLDSYQSQFQSGGLFVATRLNYGLGSSVVVDVRFPQLRNTVLIRGFVAWRRPGRQRSKVRGGIGVEFLASERLKRDFLLSVARGEVVDIVQRRHRRLPVKLKVEWRLKEARSRYSSLLEDIGEGGAFIRTTDFMPLGSPVILDISVPGSETTIPIEGRVSWTRHTLHDEGMGVEFRCRDQGGARRLKELVRRIEDLAYQAADRAATAG; from the coding sequence ATGATGATTGTAAGAGCCAAGTTTAGAGATCCAAGGGACTTTCTAGATTCCTACCAGTCCCAGTTCCAGAGCGGCGGGCTCTTCGTCGCCACGCGCCTGAACTACGGCCTCGGCAGCTCCGTCGTGGTGGACGTGCGGTTCCCGCAACTCCGCAATACCGTCCTCATTCGCGGGTTCGTCGCCTGGCGCCGACCGGGCCGACAGCGGAGCAAGGTGCGGGGGGGGATCGGCGTGGAGTTCTTGGCCTCGGAGCGGCTCAAGCGCGACTTCCTGCTCTCGGTAGCGCGCGGCGAGGTGGTGGACATCGTTCAGCGCCGACACCGGCGCTTGCCCGTGAAGCTCAAGGTGGAGTGGCGCCTCAAGGAAGCTCGGTCTCGGTACAGCAGTCTCCTCGAGGACATCGGCGAGGGAGGCGCGTTCATCCGCACCACCGACTTCATGCCGCTGGGCAGCCCGGTGATACTGGACATCAGCGTCCCGGGGAGCGAGACCACGATCCCGATCGAAGGGCGCGTGAGCTGGACCCGTCACACGTTGCACGACGAGGGTATGGGCGTGGAGTTCCGCTGCCGGGACCAGGGCGGAGCGCGGCGGCTGAAGGAGCTGGTGCGGCGAATCGAGGACCTAGCCTACCAGGCTGCCGATCGAGCCGCCACGGCCGGCTGA